Proteins encoded together in one Streptomyces sp. B1I3 window:
- a CDS encoding BTAD domain-containing putative transcriptional regulator, whose translation MRYLILGVTEARDEHGGLLPVGGARLRTLLAALALRAGRPATVDGLIDEVWAGDAPDDALGALQALVGRLRRALGRGTVVGVPGGYRLDAGPDDIDLYVFERLARRGAAELDSGDPGSAAHTLRSALALWRGPAFADLPGHARDHGPRAEAHRLAAVRQRIEADLRRGATVGLVPELRELTAAHPFHEPLHAQLLRALRAEGRQADALVAYEDARRALADGLGTDPGPELTALHRELLAPAGPHPEPQEPQVPQGPQGDPGLAYPGGTYPGSFSDVPEGNIRPRLTSFVGREPELRAIRSDLARARLVTLTGPGGSGKTRLAEESADGYGAWIVELAPLDDPSAVPGAVLSALGLRETTLLRDSARERIAPPSDPTERLVEHLSHRSRHRPFLLVLDNCEHVIDAAAALAETLLTHCPRLRVLATSREPLGVPGEAVRPVGPLPPDPAHRLFAERARAVRPDFDPAAEAAENPRAIAEICRRLDGLPLAIELAAARLRLLTPRQIADRLDDRFRWLSSGSRTVLPRQQTLRAVVDWSWDLLSEEERTVLRQVSVFAGGWDLAAAEAVTAGAESASLLGALVDKSLVVATPTGTGDMRYRLLETIHEYASERAAETPGLRAAAASAHTEYFTALAEKADPLLRTGGQLPWVGRLETELDNLRAALHRTAVTVPSEPSALRLVLGMGWFWCLRNYRTEGLAWADRAAGLGEDPQDPADPRYWPRMHLHMLRFFLAVESRPADTIHEDDAFQALIGRVAEVFGAGGPEAARFPGLLWPMTSYMRREYTPDVHAQFDAAVRNTRAHGGEWEYGVTLTYRTHMLVDTPQGMAGLDEDLAELRVLSRRVGDRYLRAQVASACAEAGMARGRYEESRAAYQEALELAREVGAHAELPFLVGRLAELSYQAGDLEAARKGLDEAEAEAERQHVLDAHAYVGFLRAAIALTAGEIPEARRFVDSVRSAQVYGSRPVQFEAAVAGLSARISVHEPSGGPAAGLHGMTEALRMAVAAGCPEAATAHLAEAAGITLPLLGLFAESARILAASQTWRVNGSRSAVEEAEVATVLEELHAALGPRLYERQLATGRALTPERVVDLLTRLTGQISDS comes from the coding sequence GTGCGGTACCTGATCCTGGGCGTCACCGAGGCGCGAGACGAACACGGCGGCCTGCTGCCCGTCGGCGGCGCGCGGCTGCGCACCCTCCTCGCGGCACTCGCCCTGCGCGCCGGCCGTCCCGCGACGGTGGACGGGCTCATCGACGAGGTGTGGGCCGGTGATGCCCCGGACGACGCCCTCGGAGCGCTCCAGGCACTCGTCGGCCGGCTGCGCCGCGCCCTCGGCAGGGGGACGGTCGTCGGTGTCCCCGGTGGCTACCGGCTCGACGCGGGGCCCGACGACATCGACCTGTACGTCTTCGAGCGCCTGGCCCGCCGGGGCGCCGCGGAACTCGACTCCGGCGACCCCGGCTCCGCCGCGCACACCCTGCGTTCCGCCCTCGCCCTGTGGCGGGGACCGGCGTTCGCCGACCTCCCCGGTCACGCGCGCGACCACGGGCCACGGGCCGAGGCCCACCGGCTCGCCGCCGTACGGCAGCGCATCGAGGCCGACCTGCGGCGCGGGGCCACGGTGGGCCTCGTGCCCGAGCTCAGGGAACTGACGGCCGCCCACCCCTTCCACGAGCCCCTGCACGCCCAGCTGCTCCGGGCCTTGAGGGCCGAGGGCAGGCAGGCCGACGCGCTCGTCGCCTACGAGGACGCCCGCCGGGCTCTGGCCGACGGCCTGGGCACCGACCCGGGGCCCGAACTCACCGCTCTGCACAGGGAACTCCTCGCTCCCGCAGGACCCCACCCGGAGCCACAAGAACCACAGGTGCCACAGGGACCGCAGGGGGACCCCGGCCTCGCGTACCCGGGAGGCACATACCCGGGAAGTTTTTCGGACGTGCCCGAGGGCAACATCCGCCCCCGGCTCACCTCCTTCGTCGGCCGCGAACCGGAACTCCGCGCCATCCGCTCCGATCTGGCCCGCGCCCGCCTGGTCACCCTCACCGGCCCCGGAGGTTCGGGCAAGACCCGGCTGGCCGAGGAGTCGGCGGACGGCTACGGCGCGTGGATCGTCGAACTCGCCCCGCTCGACGATCCCTCCGCCGTACCCGGAGCCGTCCTTTCCGCGCTCGGTCTGCGCGAGACGACGCTCCTGCGCGACAGCGCACGGGAGAGGATCGCCCCGCCCTCCGACCCCACCGAACGGCTGGTGGAACACCTGTCCCACCGCTCCCGTCACCGCCCGTTCCTGCTGGTGCTGGACAACTGCGAGCACGTCATCGACGCGGCGGCGGCCCTCGCGGAGACCCTCCTCACCCACTGTCCCCGGCTGCGCGTCCTCGCCACCAGCCGCGAACCCCTCGGGGTACCCGGCGAAGCCGTACGCCCGGTGGGCCCCCTTCCCCCGGACCCCGCGCACCGCCTCTTCGCCGAGCGCGCCCGCGCCGTCCGGCCGGACTTCGATCCGGCAGCGGAAGCGGCGGAGAACCCGCGGGCCATAGCCGAGATCTGCCGCCGTCTCGACGGGCTGCCGCTCGCCATCGAACTGGCCGCCGCCCGGCTCCGGCTCCTCACCCCGCGCCAGATCGCGGACCGCCTCGACGACCGTTTCCGGTGGCTGAGCAGCGGGAGCCGCACCGTACTGCCCCGCCAGCAGACCCTCCGGGCGGTCGTGGACTGGTCCTGGGACCTGCTGTCCGAGGAGGAGCGGACCGTCCTGCGGCAGGTCTCCGTCTTCGCCGGCGGCTGGGACCTGGCCGCCGCCGAGGCGGTGACCGCCGGAGCGGAGTCGGCCTCCCTGCTCGGCGCCCTCGTCGACAAGTCACTCGTCGTCGCCACCCCCACCGGGACCGGCGACATGCGCTACCGCCTCCTGGAGACGATTCACGAGTACGCCTCCGAACGGGCGGCCGAAACCCCCGGTCTGCGGGCCGCGGCCGCCTCGGCGCACACCGAGTACTTCACCGCGCTGGCCGAGAAGGCCGATCCCCTGCTCCGCACCGGTGGCCAACTCCCCTGGGTCGGAAGGCTGGAGACGGAGCTCGACAACCTGCGCGCCGCGCTGCACCGCACAGCCGTCACCGTTCCCTCCGAGCCGTCGGCGCTGCGCCTGGTGCTCGGCATGGGCTGGTTCTGGTGCCTGCGCAACTACCGCACGGAGGGCCTCGCCTGGGCCGACCGTGCCGCCGGTCTCGGGGAGGACCCACAGGACCCGGCCGACCCCCGCTACTGGCCGCGGATGCACCTGCACATGCTGCGTTTCTTCCTCGCGGTGGAGAGCCGGCCGGCCGACACCATCCACGAGGACGACGCGTTCCAGGCCCTGATCGGCCGAGTGGCCGAGGTCTTCGGCGCGGGGGGCCCGGAGGCCGCCCGTTTTCCCGGACTGCTGTGGCCGATGACCTCGTACATGCGCCGCGAGTACACCCCGGACGTGCACGCCCAGTTCGACGCGGCCGTGCGGAACACCCGGGCGCACGGCGGTGAGTGGGAGTACGGCGTCACCCTGACGTACCGGACCCACATGCTGGTGGACACCCCGCAGGGCATGGCCGGTCTCGACGAGGACCTCGCCGAGCTGCGCGTACTGAGCCGCCGGGTCGGCGACCGCTATCTGCGCGCCCAGGTCGCGAGCGCCTGTGCCGAGGCGGGCATGGCGCGGGGACGGTACGAGGAGTCGCGGGCGGCCTACCAGGAGGCACTGGAGCTTGCCCGGGAGGTCGGGGCCCATGCGGAACTACCGTTCCTCGTCGGCCGCCTCGCCGAACTCTCCTACCAGGCCGGTGACCTGGAGGCGGCGAGGAAGGGCTTGGACGAGGCGGAGGCGGAGGCGGAACGGCAGCACGTTCTGGACGCCCATGCCTACGTGGGCTTCCTGCGGGCCGCGATCGCGCTCACGGCCGGGGAGATCCCCGAGGCGCGGCGCTTCGTGGACTCCGTGCGGTCCGCCCAGGTCTACGGCAGCCGGCCGGTGCAGTTCGAGGCGGCCGTCGCGGGGCTGTCCGCGCGCATCAGCGTCCACGAACCCTCGGGCGGCCCCGCGGCCGGGCTGCACGGCATGACCGAGGCGCTGCGCATGGCCGTGGCCGCCGGCTGCCCGGAGGCCGCCACGGCCCATCTGGCCGAGGCGGCCGGGATCACGCTGCCGCTGCTGGGCCTGTTCGCGGAGTCGGCCCGTATCCTCGCCGCGTCCCAGACCTGGCGGGTGAACGGCTCGCGGTCGGCGGTGGAGGAGGCCGAGGTGGCGACGGTGCTCGAGGAACTGCACGCCGCACTCGGGCCCCGGCTGTACGAAAGGCAGCTCGCCACAGGGCGCGCTCTGACACCGGAGCGGGTCGTGGACCTGCTGACCCGTCTCACCGGGCAGATCAGCGACAGCTGA
- a CDS encoding asparagine synthase-related protein, with protein MRWLVGWSSIAASFGTVGSVGRQGEERTVHPVGSQLLWGDPDPLWAVGDWRPDEIRVITVATPQGAPTARLAVLGCCGATDEQLRVGLLAARGGALRHLTAWAGSYTAVVQIGRRITVAGDLAGARPVFHTPWANGTAYATAALPLADLIEAQLDIGHLAALLACPETPEALGDGTPYEGVKRVPPGHALILREGSREVTGYEAVASLAVAAAQIDPVSAVEGVRDALVEAVRARLTAPRHAPETLPPDPGPVPGMGPADRRAARGAPVPGIGADLSGGSASATLALLAAGLPGLPGTVLGHGTGAGERLLAVTFNDLTAQDLEDEMERARVIASNPRLHHVVVAAGEEALPYAALDNGPLTDEPAPTLVVAERHRRRLAAGSADHFVGHGAREVLDAHPARLADLLMDRRRRHLLRPVAALARAEGASAHSLFVPLAVYRAARRLARTSYRSGLETAAGLLPDANRYAPDLATPADASLASLAWSRPGPAARWLTGEALAEVSVRLQEAAIRPTSVQRPGEARARAALARHAAGQRILEQAAEIRSQRLHAPFLDNQVVRAARALPESLRVQPGARAAILRRVLGGAGIHDLPPGWGTPSQATSTAAGRIGLRTALPELIALFDAPLLADAGLIEARVVRKALRAASEGEPLPLDGLAELASTELWLRRLVNRRGTCWTGTAAPRQRAVAGGVVPARRTLQP; from the coding sequence ATGCGTTGGTTGGTGGGATGGAGCAGTATCGCCGCGAGCTTCGGCACCGTCGGCTCGGTCGGCCGGCAGGGGGAGGAGCGCACCGTCCACCCCGTGGGGTCCCAACTCCTGTGGGGCGACCCGGATCCCCTCTGGGCCGTGGGTGACTGGCGGCCGGACGAGATCCGTGTCATCACGGTCGCGACGCCCCAGGGCGCGCCCACCGCCCGGCTCGCGGTACTCGGCTGCTGCGGAGCCACCGACGAACAGCTCCGCGTCGGCCTGCTGGCCGCGCGCGGCGGAGCGCTGCGGCACCTCACGGCCTGGGCGGGCAGCTACACGGCCGTCGTGCAGATCGGCCGCCGCATCACCGTGGCCGGAGACCTCGCCGGAGCCCGCCCCGTCTTCCACACCCCCTGGGCCAACGGCACCGCGTACGCCACCGCCGCCCTGCCGCTCGCCGACCTCATCGAGGCCCAGCTGGACATCGGGCACCTGGCAGCGTTGCTCGCCTGCCCCGAGACGCCTGAGGCCCTCGGTGACGGCACGCCGTACGAGGGGGTGAAGCGTGTCCCGCCAGGGCACGCGCTGATCCTGCGGGAGGGCTCGCGCGAGGTCACCGGATACGAGGCGGTGGCCTCGCTCGCCGTCGCGGCGGCCCAGATCGACCCGGTGAGTGCCGTGGAGGGCGTGCGGGACGCCCTGGTCGAAGCCGTACGTGCCCGGCTCACCGCCCCGCGCCACGCCCCCGAGACCCTGCCGCCCGACCCCGGGCCCGTCCCCGGCATGGGCCCCGCCGACCGCCGCGCGGCGCGGGGAGCGCCCGTCCCCGGCATCGGGGCGGACCTCTCCGGCGGCAGCGCGTCCGCCACCCTCGCCCTGCTGGCCGCCGGGCTGCCGGGGCTGCCGGGCACCGTCCTCGGCCACGGAACGGGGGCCGGCGAGCGGCTGCTGGCCGTCACCTTCAACGACCTGACCGCGCAGGATCTCGAGGACGAGATGGAGCGCGCCCGCGTCATCGCCTCCAACCCCCGCCTCCACCACGTGGTCGTCGCGGCGGGCGAGGAGGCCCTGCCGTACGCGGCCCTGGACAACGGCCCACTCACCGACGAGCCCGCGCCCACCCTCGTCGTCGCCGAGCGCCACCGCCGCCGGCTGGCCGCAGGGAGCGCCGACCACTTCGTCGGCCACGGAGCCCGCGAGGTGCTCGACGCGCACCCCGCGCGGCTGGCCGACCTCCTCATGGACCGGCGCAGACGTCATCTCCTGCGTCCCGTCGCCGCGCTCGCCAGGGCCGAAGGGGCCTCCGCGCACTCCTTGTTCGTCCCGCTCGCCGTGTACCGCGCCGCTCGCAGACTGGCCCGTACGTCCTACCGTTCCGGACTCGAGACGGCGGCGGGCCTGCTGCCCGACGCCAACCGTTACGCCCCCGACCTCGCCACCCCCGCGGACGCCTCGCTCGCCTCCCTCGCCTGGTCCCGGCCCGGCCCGGCCGCGCGCTGGCTCACGGGGGAGGCACTCGCGGAAGTATCGGTTCGCCTTCAGGAGGCGGCGATCCGGCCGACGTCGGTGCAGCGGCCGGGTGAGGCCCGGGCCCGTGCGGCGCTCGCCCGGCACGCGGCCGGTCAGCGGATCCTCGAACAGGCGGCGGAGATCCGCAGCCAGCGGCTGCACGCCCCGTTCCTCGACAACCAGGTCGTACGGGCCGCCCGGGCCCTGCCCGAATCGCTGCGGGTCCAGCCGGGTGCCCGGGCCGCGATCCTGCGCCGGGTGCTCGGGGGCGCGGGCATCCACGACCTGCCGCCCGGCTGGGGCACCCCCTCCCAGGCCACCTCGACCGCGGCGGGCCGCATCGGGCTGCGCACCGCGCTCCCGGAGCTGATCGCCCTCTTCGACGCCCCGCTGCTGGCCGACGCGGGCCTGATCGAGGCACGCGTCGTGCGCAAGGCGCTGCGCGCGGCGTCCGAGGGCGAGCCCCTCCCCCTGGACGGCCTGGCCGAACTCGCCTCCACCGAGCTGTGGCTCCGCCGGCTGGTCAACCGCCGGGGCACCTGCTGGACCGGCACCGCGGCCCCGCGCCAACGAGCGGTGGCCGGCGGAGTGGTCCCGGCCCGCCGGACACTGCAGCCGTAG
- a CDS encoding sporulation protein, with translation MSREQRGPNEKLGTVLALAGISNAGLARRVNDLGAQRGLTLRYDKTSVARWVAKGMVPQGAAPHLIAAAIGAKLGRPVPLHEIGLADADPAPEVGLAFPRDVGEAVRSATDLYRLDLAGRRGGGGIWQSLAGSFAVSAYATPASRWLITPADSSVARDSTAARAALLGGQGAPGAHGGSSGVPLQPGPDAVSDASPLRVGHSDVAKLREAAQDARRWDSKYGGGDWRSSMVPECLRVDAAPLLLGSYSDEVGRALFGASAELTRLAGWMAFDTGQQEAAQRYYIQALRLARAAADVPLGGYVLASMSLQATYRGFADEGVDLAQAAVERNRGLATARTMSFFRLVEARAHAKASDAPAAGAALRAAESWLERSRAGDSDPSWLGFYSYDRFAADAAECYRDLKAPRQVRRFTEQALSRPTEEFVRSHGLRLVVSAVAELESGNLDAACAAGTRAVEVAGRISSARTTEYVRDLLHRLEPYGDEPRVAELRERARPLLVSPA, from the coding sequence ATGTCCAGGGAGCAACGCGGGCCGAACGAGAAGCTCGGCACAGTTCTCGCCCTCGCGGGAATCAGTAACGCCGGCCTCGCCCGGCGGGTCAACGACCTCGGAGCACAGCGCGGCCTGACTCTTCGTTACGACAAGACGTCGGTGGCCCGCTGGGTCGCCAAGGGCATGGTTCCGCAGGGTGCGGCGCCTCACCTCATCGCGGCCGCGATAGGGGCGAAACTCGGCCGTCCCGTGCCCCTGCACGAGATCGGGCTCGCCGACGCCGACCCCGCGCCCGAGGTCGGGCTGGCCTTCCCCCGCGATGTGGGCGAGGCCGTGCGGTCGGCGACCGATCTGTACCGCCTCGACCTGGCGGGGCGCCGGGGTGGTGGCGGGATCTGGCAGTCGCTGGCGGGTTCCTTCGCGGTGAGCGCTTACGCGACCCCCGCGTCCCGATGGCTCATCACCCCCGCCGACTCCTCCGTGGCGCGGGACTCGACGGCCGCCCGGGCAGCGCTCCTGGGCGGCCAGGGCGCACCCGGGGCGCACGGAGGGTCGTCCGGAGTACCCCTCCAGCCGGGCCCGGACGCCGTGTCCGACGCCTCGCCCCTGCGGGTCGGACACAGCGATGTGGCCAAGCTGCGGGAGGCCGCCCAGGACGCGCGCCGCTGGGACTCCAAATACGGAGGCGGGGACTGGCGCTCCTCCATGGTCCCGGAGTGCTTACGCGTCGACGCCGCGCCCCTGCTGCTGGGCTCGTACAGCGACGAAGTGGGCCGGGCCCTCTTCGGCGCCTCTGCCGAGCTGACCCGGCTCGCCGGCTGGATGGCGTTCGACACCGGGCAGCAGGAGGCAGCCCAGCGGTACTACATCCAGGCGCTGCGTCTGGCCCGCGCCGCCGCCGACGTCCCGCTCGGCGGCTACGTCCTGGCGTCGATGTCGCTGCAAGCCACCTATCGGGGCTTCGCCGACGAGGGCGTGGACCTCGCCCAGGCGGCGGTCGAGCGCAATCGGGGCCTGGCGACCGCCCGGACCATGAGCTTCTTCCGGCTCGTGGAGGCGCGTGCCCATGCGAAGGCCTCGGACGCCCCGGCCGCCGGCGCCGCGCTCAGGGCGGCCGAGAGCTGGCTGGAGCGCTCCCGGGCCGGGGACAGCGACCCGTCCTGGCTCGGCTTCTACTCGTACGACCGGTTCGCCGCCGACGCCGCCGAGTGCTATCGCGACCTGAAGGCCCCCCGTCAGGTGCGGCGCTTCACCGAGCAGGCGCTGTCCAGGCCCACGGAGGAGTTCGTCCGCTCGCACGGACTGCGGCTCGTCGTGTCGGCGGTCGCCGAGCTCGAGTCCGGCAACCTCGACGCGGCCTGCGCGGCGGGGACGCGCGCGGTGGAGGTGGCGGGACGCATCTCCTCGGCCCGCACCACGGAGTACGTACGCGACCTGCTCCACCGCCTGGAACCGTACGGCGACGAGCCCCGCGTGGCGGAATTACGGGAACGGGCGCGTCCGCTTCTGGTCTCCCCCGCCTAG
- the lhgO gene encoding L-2-hydroxyglutarate oxidase, protein MMTHAAYDCDVLVIGGGIVGMSTAYALTRSAPGTRVTVLEKEWGPARHQTGRNSGVLHSGIYYPPGSLKARYAVRGGAELAGFCAEHGIAHAVTGKLIVATASSELPRLHALVQRGRAHGLPVRELGPAQIAGYEPRVRGLAAIRVATTGVCDFSAVASRLAAEVGAVGGQLRYGAEVVAVDRRPWGVAVRTADGQVVRARVLVNCAGLHSDRVARLAGDDPGVRIVPFRGEYYELARPELVRGLVYPVPDPAFPFLGVHLTRGVDGTVHVGPNAVPALAREGYSWPVVRPRDLAATVSWPGSWRVARRHWRYGADEVRRSLSKRAFTRAVQRLLPEVTADDLRPSPAGVRAQAVLSDGTLVDDFLIREAVHTVHVLNAPSPAATASLPIGREVARRALQRARATGWKPPAVESGHCV, encoded by the coding sequence ATGATGACGCACGCGGCGTACGACTGCGACGTTCTGGTGATCGGTGGCGGGATCGTCGGTATGTCGACCGCGTACGCCCTCACGCGCTCCGCGCCCGGCACCAGGGTCACGGTGCTGGAGAAGGAGTGGGGCCCCGCCCGCCACCAGACCGGGCGCAACAGCGGAGTGCTGCACAGCGGCATCTACTACCCCCCGGGATCACTGAAGGCCCGCTACGCCGTGCGGGGCGGTGCCGAGCTGGCCGGCTTCTGCGCGGAGCACGGCATCGCCCACGCCGTGACGGGCAAGCTGATCGTGGCCACGGCGAGCAGCGAGCTGCCCCGCCTGCACGCGCTGGTGCAGCGCGGCCGGGCGCACGGCCTGCCGGTCCGGGAGCTCGGTCCCGCCCAGATCGCGGGGTACGAACCACGGGTGCGCGGCCTGGCCGCGATCCGGGTCGCGACGACCGGGGTGTGCGACTTCTCCGCGGTGGCCTCCCGGCTGGCCGCCGAGGTGGGCGCGGTCGGCGGACAGCTCCGGTACGGCGCGGAGGTCGTCGCGGTCGACCGGCGCCCCTGGGGCGTGGCGGTGCGGACGGCCGACGGCCAGGTGGTCCGTGCCCGGGTCCTGGTCAACTGCGCGGGGCTGCACAGCGACCGGGTGGCACGGCTCGCGGGCGACGACCCGGGCGTGCGGATCGTGCCCTTCCGCGGGGAGTACTACGAGCTGGCCCGGCCGGAGCTGGTGCGGGGGCTGGTCTATCCGGTGCCGGATCCGGCGTTCCCGTTCCTCGGGGTGCACCTGACCAGGGGCGTCGACGGCACGGTCCACGTCGGGCCGAACGCGGTGCCCGCGCTGGCCCGTGAGGGGTACAGCTGGCCGGTCGTCCGCCCGCGCGACCTCGCCGCCACGGTGAGCTGGCCGGGTTCCTGGCGCGTCGCCCGGCGCCACTGGCGGTACGGGGCGGACGAGGTGCGCAGGTCCCTGTCGAAGCGGGCGTTCACCCGGGCCGTCCAGCGGCTGCTGCCCGAGGTGACGGCGGACGATCTGCGGCCGTCCCCCGCGGGTGTCAGGGCGCAGGCGGTGCTGAGCGACGGCACGCTGGTGGACGACTTCCTCATCCGGGAGGCAGTGCACACCGTGCACGTGCTGAACGCTCCGTCGCCCGCCGCCACGGCTTCGCTGCCCATCGGGAGGGAGGTGGCCCGGCGGGCTCTGCAGCGGGCACGCGCGACGGGGTGGAAGCCGCCCGCCGTAGAATCGGGTCATTGTGTCTGA
- the trmB gene encoding tRNA (guanosine(46)-N7)-methyltransferase TrmB — protein MSESLNPTPETPGDVDTDADARRAASFERQRRLRQEPRFPGGPAADPAGSHHERRIRSFQPRRSRVTAGQEDALQRLWPTWGLDIDGRSVLDLPALFGGLPVVLEIGFGMGEATAQMAADDPTTGILAVDVHTPGQGNLLGLAERAGLSNVRVANGDAIILLREMLEPASLDGLRVYFPDPWPKKRHHKRRLIQPEFLDLVAQRLKPGAVIHCATDWEPYAEQMLEVLTAHPRFENTRADGGYAPRPAFRPLTRFEGQGLDKGHVVHDVLFRRL, from the coding sequence GTGTCTGAGTCCCTGAATCCCACCCCTGAGACGCCCGGCGACGTCGATACCGACGCCGATGCCCGGCGCGCCGCCTCCTTCGAGCGTCAGCGCAGGCTGCGCCAGGAACCCCGCTTCCCCGGCGGACCCGCCGCCGACCCGGCGGGCTCGCACCACGAGCGCCGGATCCGCAGCTTCCAGCCGCGCCGCAGCCGGGTGACCGCCGGCCAGGAGGACGCCCTGCAGCGTCTGTGGCCCACCTGGGGCCTGGACATCGACGGCCGCAGCGTCCTCGATCTGCCCGCCCTGTTCGGCGGGCTCCCGGTGGTCCTGGAGATCGGCTTCGGCATGGGGGAGGCCACCGCGCAGATGGCGGCCGACGACCCCACCACCGGCATCCTTGCCGTCGACGTGCACACTCCCGGCCAGGGCAACCTGCTCGGACTCGCGGAGCGCGCGGGTCTGTCCAACGTCCGCGTCGCCAACGGCGACGCGATCATCCTGCTCCGCGAGATGCTGGAGCCGGCGTCGCTGGACGGGCTGCGGGTGTACTTCCCCGACCCCTGGCCGAAGAAGCGGCACCACAAGCGGCGGCTGATCCAGCCGGAGTTCCTCGACCTGGTGGCGCAGCGGCTCAAGCCGGGCGCGGTGATCCACTGTGCGACGGACTGGGAGCCCTACGCGGAGCAGATGCTCGAGGTCCTGACGGCGCACCCCCGGTTCGAGAACACCCGGGCGGACGGTGGTTACGCACCGCGGCCCGCCTTCCGGCCCCTGACCCGTTTCGAGGGGCAGGGCCTGGACAAGGGACACGTCGTGCACGACGTCCTGTTCCGCCGCCTCTGA
- a CDS encoding PrsW family intramembrane metalloprotease, with the protein MSEGSAQHQQPAVPVLEEQRLDEFLGAVPERGQWRYRPRRVGMVWRSKAFRAGAVVTVLALCGLVILALVREQTGTEGFLVGLGLAVLPVPLLMSAFRWLDRVEPGPWRNLLFAFAWGAFAAALVAITANTFATRWIAAATADPASADTLGATVIAPVVEESAKAAAVLLIFLFRRREFGGVVDGIVVAGFTATGFAFTENVLYLGNAFGEDQQLGTTGFASVTVGTFFVRVVMSPFAHPLFTVLTGIGFGAAALGGRRRPVRRIVLPLLGLLLAMGMHALWNGSSAFGTYGFYVVYGAFMVPAFGLVTWLAIWSRQRELRTLASELPVYAAAGWLTPAEPLALASMRARGMARDMARHWHSHPDRARGRAAARAVAEYELFATSLAMLRRRARHDGAGQDFAVREQELLHHLWQRRDVAGPALAYAAQATGRIRTHRVPPPGPFPHQLPHALPYPQQLPAPHRHYGGPNPYAHHGGGQQPDGHRPPPP; encoded by the coding sequence GTGTCCGAAGGGTCCGCGCAGCACCAGCAGCCGGCCGTCCCCGTTCTCGAGGAGCAGCGGCTCGACGAGTTCCTGGGCGCCGTACCCGAGCGAGGCCAGTGGCGTTACCGGCCCCGCCGCGTCGGCATGGTCTGGCGCAGCAAGGCGTTCCGGGCCGGGGCGGTGGTCACCGTGCTCGCGCTCTGCGGTCTGGTGATCCTGGCCCTGGTGCGCGAACAGACCGGCACCGAGGGCTTCCTGGTGGGTCTGGGCCTGGCCGTGCTGCCCGTTCCGCTGCTCATGTCGGCGTTCCGCTGGCTGGACCGGGTGGAGCCGGGGCCCTGGCGCAATCTGCTCTTCGCCTTCGCCTGGGGCGCGTTCGCGGCAGCGCTCGTCGCGATCACCGCCAACACCTTCGCGACCCGCTGGATAGCGGCGGCCACCGCCGACCCGGCGAGCGCAGACACCCTGGGTGCCACGGTCATCGCCCCGGTCGTCGAGGAGAGCGCCAAGGCCGCCGCCGTCCTGCTGATCTTCCTCTTCCGCAGACGGGAGTTCGGCGGTGTCGTCGACGGCATCGTGGTCGCCGGCTTCACCGCGACCGGTTTCGCCTTCACCGAGAACGTCCTCTACCTGGGCAACGCCTTCGGCGAGGACCAGCAGCTGGGGACCACGGGCTTCGCCTCCGTGACGGTCGGGACCTTCTTCGTGCGGGTGGTGATGTCACCGTTCGCGCACCCCCTGTTCACGGTGCTCACCGGTATCGGTTTCGGTGCCGCCGCGCTCGGCGGGAGGCGCCGTCCTGTGCGCCGGATCGTGCTGCCGCTGCTCGGGCTCCTCCTCGCCATGGGCATGCACGCCCTCTGGAACGGCTCGTCGGCCTTCGGCACGTACGGCTTCTACGTGGTGTACGGCGCGTTCATGGTCCCGGCTTTCGGTCTGGTGACCTGGCTGGCCATCTGGTCGCGCCAGCGGGAGCTGCGGACGCTCGCCAGCGAGCTGCCGGTCTACGCGGCGGCAGGCTGGCTCACTCCCGCGGAGCCGCTCGCGCTGGCCTCGATGCGTGCGCGCGGCATGGCCCGCGACATGGCCAGGCACTGGCACAGCCACCCGGACCGTGCCCGGGGCAGGGCAGCGGCCCGCGCGGTCGCGGAGTACGAGCTGTTCGCGACCTCGTTGGCGATGCTGCGCCGAAGGGCCCGCCACGACGGGGCGGGCCAGGACTTCGCCGTACGGGAGCAGGAGCTGCTGCACCACCTGTGGCAGCGCCGGGACGTCGCGGGACCGGCCCTGGCGTACGCGGCCCAGGCCACGGGACGGATACGCACCCACCGCGTGCCCCCGCCCGGCCCGTTCCCCCACCAACTGCCCCACGCCCTGCCGTATCCGCAGCAGCTGCCGGCGCCGCACCGGCACTACGGCGGCCCCAACCCGTACGCGCACCACGGCGGCGGGCAGCAGCCGGACGGACACCGCCCACCGCCCCCGTAG